The Desulfobacterales bacterium genome has a segment encoding these proteins:
- a CDS encoding DUF401 family protein, whose protein sequence is MNIPALIKLLIVFIFMLAAMRFKLTLGNAFMAGAVLLGLFFGQYPTAIIVSAFHALIDLKTLSLSIVVSLILVLSHSMEKSGHMKRLLDSFKGLVAHEGFNIIIFPALIGLLPMPGGAIFSAPMVNTIGARHHLRGSQLSYVNYWFRHIWEYWWPLYPGVLLTTALASLDLWRFVFFLFPLTLVAIAAGYYPLRGMIRKNNQLGEKKPTEKAKLGLFFKELAPILIVVIPGLFIGNMLTPVFEREGLTIAKETGLIFALMLAVAWTWWVNCMNAASQREILGSKELLRIFYMVVAILVFKGALEDCRAVEQVSREFIHWHIPLLLITTMLPFLVGIVAGITIAFVGTTFPILISLIQTLGETHLMLPYMMLALTSGFIGVLFSPLHLCLLLSNEYFHTSLTAVYRHMLPPCAALVACGAAYFWLLTLFFEG, encoded by the coding sequence ATGAACATTCCGGCACTTATCAAATTATTGATCGTTTTTATCTTCATGCTGGCGGCTATGCGCTTTAAGCTGACCCTGGGCAATGCGTTCATGGCGGGCGCTGTTTTATTGGGCCTTTTTTTCGGCCAATATCCGACCGCTATAATCGTGTCGGCATTTCATGCTCTGATTGACCTTAAAACGTTGAGTTTGTCCATTGTGGTTTCTCTGATATTGGTGTTGAGCCACAGCATGGAAAAATCCGGTCATATGAAACGGTTATTGGACAGCTTTAAAGGACTGGTCGCCCATGAAGGGTTTAATATCATCATTTTCCCGGCACTTATCGGTCTTCTGCCCATGCCGGGCGGCGCGATTTTTTCAGCACCCATGGTCAACACCATCGGTGCGCGGCATCACCTGCGCGGATCTCAACTTAGCTATGTCAACTACTGGTTTCGGCACATCTGGGAATACTGGTGGCCGCTTTATCCGGGTGTGTTGTTGACCACGGCCCTGGCATCACTAGATTTATGGCGTTTCGTTTTTTTTCTCTTTCCATTAACCCTGGTAGCCATAGCCGCCGGGTACTATCCCTTAAGGGGCATGATTCGGAAAAATAACCAGCTCGGAGAAAAAAAACCAACCGAAAAGGCAAAACTCGGCCTATTTTTTAAGGAACTGGCACCTATTTTGATAGTTGTCATTCCCGGCTTATTTATCGGCAATATGCTGACACCGGTGTTTGAGCGGGAAGGGTTAACTATCGCCAAAGAAACCGGCCTGATTTTCGCCCTCATGCTGGCAGTCGCCTGGACGTGGTGGGTAAATTGCATGAATGCGGCATCGCAAAGGGAAATTCTCGGCAGCAAGGAATTGTTGCGCATTTTTTATATGGTGGTTGCCATTTTGGTGTTTAAAGGCGCGCTGGAGGACTGCCGGGCTGTTGAGCAGGTGAGCCGAGAATTCATTCACTGGCATATTCCCCTGCTTCTTATTACCACAATGCTACCTTTTCTGGTAGGTATCGTCGCCGGCATCACCATCGCCTTTGTAGGTACGACCTTCCCCATTTTGATTTCCCTGATTCAAACGCTGGGCGAAACGCACCTGATGCTGCCCTATATGATGTTGGCGTTAACCAGCGGATTTATCGGCGTACTCTTTTCGCCACTGCATCTTTGCCTGCTATTATCCAATGAATATTTCCATACATCGCTGACAGCGGTCTACCGGCACATGCTGCCCCCCTGTGCGGCCCTGGTGGCCTGCGGGGCAGCATACTTTTGGCTGCTAACACTGTTTTTCGAAGGATAA
- a CDS encoding SAM-dependent chlorinase/fluorinase, whose product MAVITLLTDFGFDDAYVGIMKGVILSKAPSARIVDISHRVLPHNLLQAAFLLDSAYAYFPKGTVHTVVVDPGVGGNRAIIAVEAAGFFFLAPNNGVLTPVLNKVTVSNAMLVENHALFLEPVSRTFHGRDIFAPIAAYLSEGGNIRLLGPCIAPAEAVRLEIPEPVLFETGELIGTIIDMDRFGNLITNISKEHLKTHFPKMHSQIFIRIGKTNIAGLSKSYSDVSTGYPLAVIGSRGYLEISINCGSAKDFFSVTIGEHIAAHMAHNL is encoded by the coding sequence ATGGCGGTTATTACACTCTTAACTGATTTCGGGTTCGATGACGCCTATGTGGGCATCATGAAGGGGGTCATTCTTTCCAAAGCCCCTTCGGCTCGCATCGTTGATATTTCCCACCGGGTGTTACCGCACAACCTTCTTCAAGCCGCATTCCTTCTTGATTCGGCTTACGCTTATTTCCCCAAGGGAACTGTTCATACCGTTGTCGTGGACCCCGGCGTGGGGGGCAATCGCGCTATTATCGCTGTTGAAGCAGCCGGCTTTTTTTTTCTGGCGCCGAACAACGGGGTGTTGACCCCGGTGTTGAACAAGGTAACGGTTTCCAATGCCATGCTGGTTGAAAACCATGCGCTTTTCCTTGAACCCGTCAGCCGAACCTTTCACGGCCGGGACATATTTGCGCCGATTGCCGCCTATCTATCGGAGGGAGGAAATATTCGTTTGCTCGGCCCCTGCATTGCTCCCGCCGAGGCCGTCCGTCTTGAAATTCCCGAACCCGTCTTGTTCGAAACCGGTGAGTTGATCGGCACGATTATCGACATGGACCGGTTCGGCAACCTGATTACCAATATCAGCAAAGAACACTTAAAAACCCATTTTCCCAAAATGCACTCGCAGATATTCATTCGTATCGGAAAAACGAACATAGCCGGTTTGTCGAAATCCTATTCGGATGTTTCTACGGGTTACCCGTTAGCTGTCATCGGCAGCCGCGGATATCTTGAGATCTCTATTAATTGCGGTAGCGCCAAGGATTTTTTTTCAGTGACCATCGGCGAGCACATTGCCGCGCACATGGCGCATAACCTTTAG
- the ruvB gene encoding Holliday junction branch migration DNA helicase RuvB codes for MSDDFLTYSTDPRGLLSGQCLPADMESEILSLRPERLSEYIGQDAVVETLNIAIEAALKRKEPLDHVLFHGPPGLGKTTLAHIIANEMGSRLTITSGPALEKGGDLIGILTHLEEGDVLFIDEIHRTPKAVEEFLYPAMEDFAVDFVFDKGVHARSHRYQLRRFTLVGATTRVGLLSAPLRDRFGLFRSLDFYEEKDLVTITQRSAALLETTIDQISAGELARRCRGTPRIVNRLLKRVRDFAQVRSDGTITPETVSAALSLEGVDEKGLTRLDRRYIQTIIDFYHGGPVGIEAIAATLQEETDTLVDVVEPYLLKIGLIVRTSSGRKAAEAAYKHLGLCYQRTQDQKKMF; via the coding sequence ATGAGCGATGATTTTCTGACCTATTCCACCGACCCCAGAGGCCTTCTTTCCGGCCAGTGCCTGCCTGCGGACATGGAATCTGAAATTTTGTCCCTGAGGCCAGAGCGCCTCTCGGAGTATATCGGCCAGGACGCCGTGGTGGAAACACTCAACATCGCCATAGAGGCCGCGCTGAAACGAAAAGAGCCGTTGGATCACGTCCTGTTTCACGGCCCGCCCGGCCTCGGGAAAACCACCCTCGCTCATATTATCGCCAATGAAATGGGCAGCCGGCTTACGATTACCTCTGGCCCTGCCCTTGAAAAAGGCGGGGACCTGATCGGCATTTTGACGCATCTGGAAGAAGGAGACGTCCTTTTTATTGATGAAATCCATCGAACACCTAAGGCCGTGGAAGAATTTTTATACCCCGCCATGGAAGACTTTGCCGTCGATTTTGTCTTTGATAAAGGCGTACACGCCCGAAGCCACCGGTATCAGTTGCGGCGCTTTACCCTTGTCGGTGCCACAACCCGTGTGGGACTTTTGTCCGCGCCTCTTCGGGATCGGTTCGGCCTATTCAGAAGTCTTGATTTTTACGAAGAAAAAGATCTTGTTACCATCACGCAACGTTCCGCAGCCCTGCTTGAAACAACCATCGACCAGATATCCGCCGGCGAGCTGGCCAGACGGTGCAGAGGAACCCCCCGAATCGTCAACCGTCTGTTAAAACGGGTTCGGGATTTTGCTCAGGTCAGAAGCGACGGCACCATCACCCCCGAGACCGTATCCGCTGCGCTGTCGCTCGAAGGGGTGGATGAAAAGGGGCTTACCCGACTGGATCGGCGATACATTCAAACCATCATCGATTTTTACCACGGGGGGCCGGTAGGTATCGAAGCCATTGCCGCCACCCTTCAGGAAGAAACCGATACCCTGGTGGACGTCGTGGAGCCGTATCTGCTGAAAATCGGACTGATCGTGCGCACCTCTTCCGGCAGAAAAGCAGCTGAAGCCGCTTACAAACATTTGGGGCTCTGTTATCAGCGCACGCAGGACCAGAAAAAGATGTTTTAG
- the ruvA gene encoding Holliday junction branch migration protein RuvA: protein MIGYIQGTLLKKETDRILLLANQVGYEILLPPMVMESISGKAANDPLSFFIYFHQTERQPKPVLIGFNDEIEKEFFQLFISVEDIGPLKALKALTLPVSEIARAIEANDTPQLNKLKGIGGRTAQKIIASLRGKLDRFAVPAPIPNASPPPKQSSIVDPVMAVLIEQLGHRPADAKKMITDAFARNPDLSSPEELFDEVYRGEKSA from the coding sequence ATGATCGGATATATTCAGGGAACGTTGCTGAAAAAAGAAACCGACCGCATTTTATTGCTGGCCAATCAGGTGGGCTATGAAATTTTGCTTCCCCCCATGGTGATGGAATCTATTTCCGGCAAAGCCGCCAATGACCCCTTATCCTTTTTTATTTATTTTCATCAGACCGAACGCCAGCCCAAACCGGTACTGATCGGGTTCAATGACGAAATTGAAAAGGAGTTTTTCCAGCTTTTTATCTCTGTTGAAGACATCGGACCCTTAAAGGCATTAAAAGCGCTCACCCTGCCGGTTTCGGAAATTGCGCGTGCCATCGAGGCAAACGACACGCCCCAGTTAAACAAATTAAAAGGCATCGGCGGCAGAACCGCCCAGAAAATAATTGCCAGCCTTCGGGGTAAACTGGACCGGTTTGCCGTGCCCGCACCTATTCCGAATGCCTCGCCGCCCCCAAAGCAATCAAGCATTGTGGATCCGGTTATGGCGGTGCTCATCGAACAACTCGGGCACCGGCCCGCCGATGCGAAAAAGATGATCACGGATGCCTTTGCCCGGAACCCGGACTTATCCAGCCCGGAGGAGCTGTTCGATGAAGTGTATCGAGGAGAAAAATCGGCATGA
- a CDS encoding crossover junction endodeoxyribonuclease RuvC: MVKIIGIDPGLAATGIGIISGRGLHVERYAYGSISTASGHATAKRLHHIFSKLIAIIKNESPDMMIVEDIFSLGKYPKSGIMLGKVTGVVLLAASQAAIPVHEVAVREIKQVLTGNGNAGKEQLEAAVRHALNCQTPIRPFHASDALAIALIGLYRYQAID; this comes from the coding sequence ATGGTTAAAATCATCGGTATTGACCCGGGTCTGGCCGCTACCGGTATCGGTATTATCAGTGGCCGCGGGCTTCACGTCGAACGTTACGCCTACGGCAGCATTTCCACCGCATCCGGCCACGCAACCGCCAAACGCCTGCACCACATCTTTTCCAAGCTGATTGCCATCATTAAAAATGAATCCCCGGATATGATGATTGTGGAGGATATTTTTTCTCTCGGAAAATACCCGAAATCGGGCATCATGCTGGGGAAGGTAACCGGCGTCGTGCTTCTGGCGGCAAGCCAGGCTGCCATTCCCGTCCACGAAGTGGCGGTCCGCGAAATCAAGCAGGTATTGACAGGCAACGGGAATGCCGGTAAGGAGCAGCTGGAAGCAGCCGTGCGACATGCTCTAAACTGTCAAACACCGATTCGCCCTTTTCATGCCTCAGACGCCCTGGCCATCGCACTGATCGGGTTGTATCGGTATCAGGCGATAGACTGA
- the ybgF gene encoding tol-pal system protein YbgF, whose product MKFKYGICFFFIAGVLGCVSPNRVSNLHQRVTTLEMNNAALVAALKESEANRNSLQQTKLDDNYAELNATVEELRREIQIVKGKVEEVEHSIQKGRPNVSAGPQAEDSRVSQLEDRILQLEQYMDLESPVAGKKPPVVAIPEKTAPPESAKKDLSETELYNTSKQALDRGEFEASRASFADFLKRFPNSANADNAQFWIGESYYREKWYEKAIMEYQKVIETYPDGNKIPSALLKQGLSFFNLNEKANARLILKEIIKKYPTSNEAKIAKDKLDTFN is encoded by the coding sequence ATGAAATTCAAGTATGGGATATGTTTTTTTTTCATTGCCGGAGTTCTTGGGTGTGTTTCGCCAAATCGAGTTTCCAACCTTCACCAACGGGTTACAACGTTGGAAATGAACAACGCGGCCCTTGTTGCCGCGCTTAAAGAATCAGAAGCCAACCGCAACTCTCTCCAGCAAACAAAACTGGATGACAACTATGCCGAGCTCAATGCAACGGTAGAGGAGTTGCGCAGAGAAATTCAAATCGTTAAAGGGAAAGTTGAAGAGGTAGAACATTCTATTCAAAAAGGACGTCCAAACGTTTCAGCAGGCCCTCAGGCAGAAGATAGCCGTGTGAGCCAGTTAGAAGATCGAATCCTGCAGCTTGAGCAGTATATGGATCTTGAATCCCCGGTGGCTGGCAAAAAGCCACCTGTTGTGGCTATCCCGGAAAAAACTGCCCCTCCAGAATCGGCAAAAAAGGATTTATCTGAAACAGAACTCTATAATACATCCAAGCAAGCCTTGGATAGGGGCGAATTTGAAGCCTCACGGGCAAGTTTTGCTGACTTCTTAAAACGCTTTCCCAACTCCGCCAATGCGGATAACGCGCAGTTCTGGATCGGTGAGTCTTATTACCGCGAAAAATGGTATGAAAAAGCAATTATGGAATACCAGAAGGTCATCGAGACTTACCCGGACGGCAACAAAATCCCATCGGCACTGTTAAAACAGGGGTTATCGTTTTTCAATCTGAACGAAAAAGCCAATGCTCGCCTTATCCTAAAGGAAATAATCAAGAAATATCCGACATCCAACGAAGCAAAAATCGCCAAGGATAAACTGGATACGTTCAATTAA
- the pal gene encoding peptidoglycan-associated lipoprotein Pal encodes MNTKIWRCLLLLLIIPGLLTTVACSKKAVKQDTGMTTSSAVDEAELERQRRLAEEARMREEALRNAEQAKMEARQKFENEDVYFAFDSAALSMDAQAILKEKAQWLAANPDASTTIEGHCDERGTNAYNLALGDRRANSAKSFLVNMGIADSRMSAISYGEERPVDPDHNEAAWAKNRRAHFVLP; translated from the coding sequence GGAGATGTTTGTTGTTGCTGTTGATTATTCCGGGATTGTTGACAACGGTCGCATGCAGCAAAAAAGCCGTGAAACAGGACACGGGAATGACTACCAGCTCAGCCGTCGATGAGGCGGAATTGGAACGGCAAAGACGGTTGGCTGAAGAAGCCCGTATGCGCGAAGAAGCCCTTCGGAATGCGGAACAAGCCAAAATGGAAGCCCGACAGAAATTTGAGAACGAAGATGTTTATTTCGCGTTTGACAGCGCTGCGCTGTCCATGGACGCTCAAGCCATTTTGAAAGAAAAGGCTCAGTGGCTTGCCGCAAATCCGGACGCCTCAACGACCATTGAAGGCCACTGCGATGAACGCGGCACCAATGCCTACAACTTGGCATTGGGCGATCGTCGGGCCAATAGTGCCAAGAGCTTTTTGGTAAATATGGGAATTGCAGACTCCCGAATGTCCGCCATCAGTTATGGTGAAGAACGTCCCGTTGATCCGGATCATAATGAAGCCGCCTGGGCAAAAAACCGGCGCGCCCATTTTGTGCTGCCATAA